A single genomic interval of Amycolatopsis albispora harbors:
- a CDS encoding enoyl-CoA hydratase/isomerase family protein: MARAPADARAIGVSALERDVALDADAQWNRAVARAAEDGQVGVIVLTGAGERAFSAGGDVATESARTISAAAGADAFDERCERLYQALRDCLKPVIARVDGYAIRADTTWRTCATSRSPRTGQCSGRTGRAWPARPRDGSSATSGPSSA; encoded by the coding sequence ATGGCGCGAGCGCCGGCCGACGCTCGCGCGATCGGTGTGTCAGCCCTCGAACGTGACGTCGCCCTGGACGCAGATGCGCAGTGGAACCGTGCGGTCGCCCGTGCCGCCGAGGACGGCCAGGTGGGCGTGATCGTGTTGACCGGCGCAGGAGAGCGAGCCTTCTCCGCCGGCGGTGACGTCGCCACCGAGAGCGCGCGGACGATCTCCGCCGCGGCAGGAGCCGACGCCTTCGACGAGAGGTGCGAACGGCTGTACCAGGCGTTGCGAGATTGCCTGAAACCGGTGATCGCCCGGGTGGACGGATACGCGATCAGGGCGGACACTACATGGCGTACATGTGCGACTTCACGATCTCCTCGGACCGGTCAGTGTTCGGGCAGAACGGGCCGCGCGTGGCCAGCACGGCCGAGGGATGGATCGTCAGCCACCTCTGGTCCGTCGTCGGCATGA
- a CDS encoding acyl-CoA synthetase, which produces MFDVTETASPRPTGSGLRPAGDHARSRPSAATSRSPSVAFRNRGDPPTDANRSGSPDMTDEQTCPRSRPRAVVPRGATTNRRHTMNRGIGAWVTKRAFLQGDSKAFVAGERTFTYADADRRTDQLASALAGLGVRRGDRVAALMVNSVEFLETLLACAKLGAIMVPINVRLAAMEVGFILGDSGADVLVFNGQFTDIVRGALTEPGVRVRHTVQVGDGGYEDGLAYDELLASGPADFAAADVAGTDTAMLMYTSGTTGRPKGAMLTHDNLLWNAINVLGTEHPLSSRDVTVTVAPMFHIGGLGVHSLPLLYVGGTNVILPNFDPVGTLTAMAEHRATVQFMVPAMWVAITQVPNFGSYDLSSLELAMGGGAPCPLPMIEFLNERGVPFIEGFGMTETAPLVSILDSAHARSKAGSIGRVAMHVEARIVDDGDRDVPTNTVGELVLRGPNIFAGYWMRPEATAEAFRNGWFHTGDLGRMDEEGYITLVDRKKDMIISGGENVYPIEVEQVLFKHPKVADAAVVGGPDPRWGERVVAVVVPDPAAGRDPAPEELVTWCRERLAHFKCPREVHFVDALPRNATGKLLKTVLREKYAGVTDGVVVR; this is translated from the coding sequence GTGTTCGACGTGACCGAGACAGCAAGCCCGCGCCCAACCGGCAGCGGTCTCCGCCCGGCCGGTGACCATGCTCGATCCAGACCTTCGGCGGCGACGAGTCGGTCCCCGAGTGTGGCGTTCCGAAATCGTGGCGACCCGCCGACCGACGCGAACCGTTCCGGCAGCCCAGACATGACCGATGAACAGACCTGCCCACGATCTCGCCCCCGCGCCGTGGTACCGCGCGGGGCGACTACCAACCGGAGACACACGATGAACCGAGGAATCGGCGCCTGGGTCACCAAACGCGCCTTTCTGCAAGGCGACTCGAAAGCCTTCGTTGCGGGCGAGCGCACTTTCACCTACGCGGACGCCGACCGGCGGACCGATCAGCTGGCCTCGGCGCTCGCCGGACTCGGCGTGCGCAGGGGCGACCGGGTCGCCGCGTTGATGGTCAACTCGGTGGAGTTCCTCGAGACGCTGCTGGCCTGCGCGAAACTCGGCGCGATCATGGTGCCGATCAACGTGCGGTTGGCCGCCATGGAGGTCGGTTTCATTCTCGGCGATTCCGGCGCGGACGTGCTCGTGTTCAACGGCCAGTTCACCGACATCGTGCGCGGCGCCCTGACCGAACCCGGCGTGCGGGTACGCCACACGGTCCAGGTGGGCGACGGCGGGTACGAAGACGGCCTGGCCTACGACGAGCTGCTGGCCAGCGGGCCGGCGGACTTCGCCGCGGCGGACGTCGCCGGAACTGACACCGCCATGTTGATGTACACCTCCGGGACCACCGGACGCCCCAAGGGGGCCATGCTCACCCACGACAACTTGCTCTGGAACGCGATCAACGTGCTCGGCACCGAGCACCCGCTTTCCTCGCGCGACGTGACGGTCACGGTGGCCCCGATGTTCCACATCGGCGGACTCGGCGTGCACTCACTGCCGCTGCTCTACGTCGGTGGCACGAACGTGATCCTGCCCAACTTCGACCCGGTCGGCACGCTCACGGCCATGGCCGAGCACCGCGCAACGGTCCAGTTCATGGTGCCGGCGATGTGGGTCGCGATCACTCAGGTACCGAACTTCGGCTCCTACGACCTGTCGTCCCTGGAACTGGCCATGGGAGGCGGAGCTCCATGTCCACTGCCCATGATCGAGTTCCTCAACGAGCGAGGCGTCCCGTTCATCGAGGGCTTCGGCATGACCGAGACCGCGCCGCTGGTCTCCATACTCGACTCGGCCCACGCGAGGAGCAAGGCCGGGTCGATCGGGCGGGTCGCGATGCACGTCGAAGCCCGCATCGTCGATGACGGCGACCGGGACGTCCCGACGAACACCGTCGGCGAACTGGTCCTTCGCGGTCCTAACATCTTCGCTGGCTACTGGATGCGCCCCGAGGCCACCGCCGAGGCCTTCCGCAACGGCTGGTTCCACACCGGTGATCTCGGGCGAATGGACGAGGAAGGCTACATCACCCTGGTCGACCGGAAGAAAGACATGATCATCTCCGGTGGTGAGAACGTCTATCCTATCGAGGTCGAGCAGGTGTTGTTCAAGCACCCCAAGGTCGCCGACGCCGCAGTGGTCGGCGGTCCCGATCCGCGATGGGGCGAGCGAGTGGTGGCCGTCGTCGTACCCGACCCCGCGGCCGGGCGGGACCCGGCCCCGGAAGAACTCGTCACCTGGTGCCGCGAACGACTGGCGCACTTCAAGTGCCCGCGCGAGGTGCACTTCGTCGATGCCCTGCCGCGCAACGCCACCGGCAAACTACTCAAGACCGTGCTGCGGGAGAAGTACGCCGGTGTGACAGACGGCGTCGTGGTCCGCTGA
- a CDS encoding enoyl-CoA hydratase-related protein: MCDFTISSDRSVFGQNGPRVASTAEGWIVSHLWSVVGMKRAKEIWMLCRRHDAQQALQWSLVNSVVPADELDTEVRRWCDELLALSPTVLKLVKKSFDDSLAPVRKAQDRFKILDQVNPGFWTWGEQTEGASAFLEKRAPGFSPWR, encoded by the coding sequence ATGTGCGACTTCACGATCTCCTCGGACCGGTCAGTGTTCGGGCAGAACGGGCCGCGCGTGGCCAGCACGGCCGAGGGATGGATCGTCAGCCACCTCTGGTCCGTCGTCGGCATGAAACGGGCCAAGGAGATCTGGATGTTGTGTCGGCGCCACGACGCTCAGCAAGCTCTCCAGTGGAGCTTGGTCAACTCGGTCGTACCGGCGGATGAACTCGACACCGAGGTCCGGCGCTGGTGCGACGAACTGCTGGCGTTGAGCCCCACGGTACTGAAGCTGGTGAAGAAGTCGTTCGACGACTCCCTGGCACCGGTTCGCAAGGCGCAGGACCGGTTCAAGATCCTCGACCAGGTCAACCCCGGCTTCTGGACTTGGGGTGAGCAGACCGAGGGCGCATCGGCGTTCCTGGAGAAGCGCGCCCCCGGCTTCTCCCCGTGGCGGTGA
- the ltrA gene encoding group II intron reverse transcriptase/maturase has translation MPEDAPVNIGALLDRPLVVRERVLGIQTKLHRWATADRGRRFDDLFNLVVDPAFLVMAWTRVRENKGAKTAGIDGATAWSIENSERGVAGFLTELRSSVKNRSFRPAPVRTAQIPKTGGKIRRLGIPTVRDRVVQASLKLVLEPILEADFDPCSYGFRPQCRCQDAIEEIRFHAARGYEQVFEVDIAACFDEISHPALMDRLRTRVGDRRVLALIKAFLKAGLLDELRDFRDTTTGTPQGGILSPLLANLALSVLDEHFRARWEAMGTQIQRWRATRRGAATYCLIRYADDFVVMVFGTRQHAENLYGEIETVLDQVGLRLAPDKTRVTGIDEGVDFLGFQIQRHRQKGSDRRLIYTYPSKTSLATIRRKVSAATGRQTTSLPADKLFVRLGQITRGWAFYFRHGASSRAFGALDHHLWWRVWRWLRNKHPNRNARWIIRRYYGPGQWWPTSNGVRLFQPATVSIQRYRFRGAKIPNLWTAQKA, from the coding sequence ATGCCGGAAGACGCACCGGTGAATATTGGTGCTCTGCTCGACCGCCCACTGGTGGTCCGGGAGCGGGTACTGGGGATTCAGACCAAACTGCACCGTTGGGCGACGGCCGACCGGGGCCGTCGCTTTGATGATCTGTTCAACCTCGTGGTGGACCCGGCGTTCCTCGTCATGGCGTGGACCCGAGTCCGGGAGAACAAGGGCGCCAAGACGGCCGGGATCGACGGGGCAACCGCGTGGTCGATCGAGAACAGCGAACGCGGCGTGGCCGGTTTCCTGACCGAACTGCGGTCCTCGGTGAAGAATCGTTCGTTCCGGCCAGCCCCGGTGCGCACCGCGCAGATCCCCAAGACGGGCGGCAAAATCCGCCGCCTGGGGATCCCAACGGTGCGCGACCGCGTCGTGCAGGCGTCCTTGAAACTGGTGTTGGAACCTATCCTGGAGGCCGATTTCGACCCGTGCAGCTACGGGTTCCGCCCGCAATGCCGATGCCAGGACGCCATCGAGGAGATCCGCTTTCACGCCGCACGCGGCTACGAGCAGGTCTTCGAGGTCGATATCGCCGCCTGCTTCGACGAAATCTCGCACCCGGCCCTGATGGACCGGCTGCGGACTCGTGTCGGAGACCGGCGTGTCCTGGCGCTGATCAAGGCGTTCCTGAAGGCGGGCCTGCTGGACGAGTTGCGTGACTTCCGGGACACCACCACCGGAACTCCTCAGGGCGGCATCCTCTCGCCGCTGCTGGCCAATCTCGCTTTGAGTGTTCTCGACGAGCATTTCCGCGCCCGGTGGGAGGCGATGGGCACCCAGATCCAACGCTGGCGAGCCACCCGGCGCGGGGCCGCGACCTACTGCCTGATCCGCTATGCGGACGACTTCGTGGTGATGGTCTTCGGCACCCGGCAGCACGCCGAGAACCTCTACGGGGAGATCGAAACGGTCCTGGACCAGGTCGGGTTGCGGCTGGCGCCCGACAAGACCCGGGTGACCGGCATCGACGAGGGCGTCGACTTTCTCGGGTTTCAAATCCAGCGACACCGGCAGAAAGGAAGCGACCGGCGGCTGATCTACACCTATCCGTCGAAGACGTCCCTGGCGACGATTCGACGCAAGGTCAGCGCAGCCACCGGCAGACAGACCACCAGCCTCCCCGCGGACAAGCTGTTCGTTCGTTTAGGACAGATAACCCGCGGCTGGGCCTTCTACTTCCGGCACGGCGCGTCCAGCCGGGCGTTCGGCGCTCTCGACCACCATCTGTGGTGGAGGGTCTGGCGCTGGCTGCGCAACAAGCATCCGAACCGGAACGCGCGGTGGATCATCCGCCGCTACTACGGCCCCGGCCAGTGGTGGCCCACCAGCAACGGCGTCCGGCTCTTCCAACCCGCAACGGTGAGCATCCAGCGTTACCGATTCCGGGGCGCGAAGATCCCGAACCTGTGGACGGCCCAGAAGGCATAA
- a CDS encoding IS1634 family transposase yields the protein MAYVRTVKTASGARAVQIVHSSHKGSRDIEHISSAHDDVELELLRTVARQRLVAGQGELDLGLDAPPEAGGPLPITASRMGHLWDALSLAYEVLGFDAAADGDEVFRQLVLARIIEPTSKLDSLRVLEETGIAPVSYRTLKRRLHAYAGEAWRERLAALCAHHVGLGPATLLLYDVATLYFETDAGDGFRESGFSKERRLEPQITVGLLTDATGFPLMVNAFEGNTAETTTMLPTITAFLAAHRLTDVVIVADAGMISEKNMKDIEAAGLSFILGMKIPEIPYIVAEWRKAHPDTEIADGQVFTQPWPAGPTDKRKDQVRYYQYKHDRARRTLKGIDEQVRKAEQAVAGKTAIKRNRFVKLTDATKTVNRDLDLEAKARALAGIKGYVTNIEDPTPEQVIGAYHQPFQIEKSFRMAKSDLAARPIFHRTRDSIEAHLTIVFAALAVSRWIEDTTGWSIKKFVKTIRRYRTLHIQAGDYVITAADPLPDNIQHVLEAIKARAATH from the coding sequence GTGGCTTATGTCCGGACCGTGAAGACCGCCTCGGGGGCGCGTGCGGTGCAGATTGTGCACTCCTCCCATAAGGGCTCTCGCGACATCGAGCACATCAGCTCCGCCCACGACGATGTGGAGTTGGAGCTGTTGCGGACGGTCGCTCGCCAGCGGCTCGTCGCCGGGCAGGGCGAGCTCGACCTGGGGCTCGATGCGCCGCCGGAGGCGGGTGGTCCGTTGCCGATCACAGCCTCGCGGATGGGGCACTTGTGGGACGCGCTCTCGCTGGCCTACGAGGTCCTCGGGTTCGATGCCGCCGCCGACGGGGACGAGGTGTTCCGGCAACTGGTGCTGGCGCGCATTATCGAGCCGACCAGCAAGCTGGACTCGCTGCGGGTGCTGGAGGAGACGGGCATCGCGCCGGTGTCGTATCGGACCCTCAAGCGGCGCCTGCACGCCTATGCCGGCGAAGCGTGGCGGGAGCGGCTGGCGGCGCTGTGCGCCCATCATGTTGGTCTGGGGCCTGCGACGTTGCTGCTCTACGACGTGGCGACCCTGTACTTCGAGACCGACGCCGGGGACGGGTTCCGCGAGTCCGGGTTCTCCAAGGAACGCCGCCTGGAACCTCAAATCACCGTCGGGCTGCTGACCGACGCGACGGGGTTTCCGTTGATGGTCAACGCGTTCGAGGGTAACACGGCCGAGACCACCACCATGCTGCCTACGATCACGGCGTTCCTGGCCGCCCACCGCCTGACAGATGTGGTCATCGTCGCTGACGCCGGGATGATCTCCGAGAAGAACATGAAGGACATCGAGGCCGCAGGCCTGTCGTTCATCCTCGGGATGAAGATCCCCGAGATCCCCTACATCGTCGCCGAGTGGCGCAAGGCCCACCCGGACACCGAGATCGCCGACGGGCAAGTGTTCACCCAGCCGTGGCCGGCCGGGCCGACTGATAAGCGCAAGGACCAGGTGCGCTACTACCAGTACAAGCACGATCGAGCTCGGCGCACGCTCAAAGGCATCGACGAACAGGTCCGCAAAGCCGAGCAGGCCGTGGCCGGCAAGACCGCGATCAAGCGCAACCGATTCGTCAAGCTCACCGACGCCACCAAGACCGTCAACCGCGACCTCGACCTGGAGGCCAAGGCCCGGGCACTGGCCGGGATCAAAGGCTACGTCACCAACATCGAAGACCCCACGCCCGAGCAGGTCATCGGCGCCTACCACCAACCGTTTCAGATCGAGAAAAGCTTTCGCATGGCCAAATCGGACCTGGCCGCACGCCCGATCTTCCATCGCACCAGGGACTCGATCGAGGCGCACCTGACGATCGTGTTCGCCGCCCTGGCCGTCTCCCGCTGGATCGAGGACACAACCGGCTGGTCCATCAAGAAGTTCGTCAAGACCATCCGCCGCTACCGCACGCTCCATATCCAGGCCGGCGACTACGTGATCACGGCAGCCGACCCACTACCCGACAACATCCAGCACGTTCTCGAAGCGATCAAAGCCCGAGCCGCTACGCACTAA
- a CDS encoding enoyl-CoA hydratase/isomerase family protein: MPTIAAVEGFAVGVAWSLVRCCDLVVTAEDAFSAAPFPQRGMAPDGGLAWFLTRSLGPTRAAELLMLGERFPAPTAAAAGLVNRVVLMEKHG; the protein is encoded by the coding sequence ATGCCCACGATCGCCGCGGTGGAGGGCTTCGCGGTCGGCGTCGCCTGGAGCCTGGTGCGCTGCTGTGACCTCGTCGTCACCGCCGAAGACGCCTTCTCCGCGGCCCCGTTCCCCCAACGCGGGATGGCGCCCGACGGCGGGTTGGCCTGGTTTCTCACCCGCAGTCTGGGCCCAACCCGCGCGGCTGAACTACTGATGCTCGGTGAACGGTTCCCGGCTCCTACCGCGGCCGCGGCCGGACTGGTCAACCGCGTGGTGCTTATGGAGAAGCATGGGTAA